One uncultured Draconibacterium sp. genomic window, GGAAATGAACCCAATTTCGTTTGAAAACTATAAAAAAGGTTATCGACTGGTGCAGAACCACATACACAATGGCGACACCTATCTTTTAAATTTCACGCAGCCAACAAACATCTCCACCAATTTAAATCTGAATCAGATATTTAATTCCTGTTCAGCCCGGTATAAAATTCTGTTGAAAGATAAATTCGTTTGTTTCTCGCCTGAAAAATTTGTCCGGATTAACGATGGCCAAATTGCCTCTTTCCCGATGAAAGGAACCATGGATGCCTCCATCGAGAATTCAGAAGAACTGATTTTAACCGATTCGAAAGAACTGGCTGAACACAATACAATTGTTGATTTAATACGCAACGATTTAAGTCTGGTGGCCACAAATGTGGAGGTAGAAAAATTCCGTTACCTGGAACGTATAAAAACCAATAATCGCGATTTATGGCAGGTGAGTTCGAAAATTACGGGCACTTTGCCCAACAACTACTGCGAAAATATTGGCGATATTATTTTTACCATGCTTCCGGCAGGTTCTATTTGCGGCGCTCCAAAAAAGAAAACCGTTGAAATTATAAAGGCCGCAGAAAACTATGATCGCGGATATTACACCGGAGTTTTTGGCTATTTTGATGGGCGAAATTTAGATAGCTGTGTGCTAATACGTTACATCGAAAATCAAAACGGACAACTGGTATACAAAAGCGGGGGCGGAATAACTTTTATGAGCGATGCTAAAAAAGAGTATGAGGAATTGCTTAAAAAAGTATATTTACCAATTGAATAATACCCGGCAAATTTAAACGTGCACTTGCATCGTTTTTTTTGCAGGAAACAATACCTTACAAATGAGAATAACTTTCGGATTGCCCTTTGGTATATAATTATGGGAACGCAATTAATTGAAACCATTAAATGTTTTAATGGTCAGCTGTGCAACATAAATTGGCACAACACTCGTTTTAACGCAGCCCGTAAAGAACATTTTGGACTAAACACCCGAATGAATCTTGCAAATTTCATTAAAGTTCCGTCGAGTGCAAAAAAAGGTTTGTTCCGGTGCCGCATCTCTTATTCGAAAGCAATTGACAAGGTAGAATATATTCCCCACCAATACAGAAAAGTAACCAGCCTTAAACTGCTTGAAGACAACTCCATCGATTATCATTTAAAATATTCTGACCGAAAAAGATTAAACGAACTTTACGAACAAAGAGGCGATTTTGATGATATTATAATTGTTAAAAACGGGTGTATTAGCGATAGTTTCACCGCCAACACTCTTTTTTACGATGGCAATCAATGGTGGACTCCCGACACGCCCCTGCTGGCAGGAACTCAGCGTGCCCGACTACTGGCAGAACATAAAGTTGGATTGCGAAAAATTACAGTCAACGATCTTTCCCTTTACGAAAAAGTGGGGCTGATTAATGCCATGTGGGATCTGGAAAACATGCCCGTAATTCCCATAAACAGGATTGAATAACACGTTCTACAAAAATTCCGGATTACTTGCCATTTTATTTAGGCGCCACTCGCACAACTGTTTTATCCTTACCAAAACATTTCGCGTTACACGATCGTGCACTCCTTCCCAAATCCGGTTCACTAATTTTCTTTTCCCTGTGTATTGTTTCCCGTAAAAATTAAAACTGGTAACAAAAAAAAGTTGCGTTTTTTTCTCTTCTCCCATGTCAGGTATCGATGAACGCACATACATGGAAAAAATCCCGATGGGATAACCGCCACTGCATTTGTACAGCAAATAACGCGCATTATCAAAATCGTAAGAATCAGGAGTGTATTTAATATTTATCGAATTGAGATAGAATAAAGGTATAAAATGAAAGCCCAGAAATCCCTTTTTAGCTCCAAAGGGATACTTCTTCCATCCAAAAGGCAAAA contains:
- a CDS encoding aminodeoxychorismate synthase component I: MKVKEEISKQMNALGKEGKAFVFLIDFDGNNAELFSAKENDKLLWQTPEHSNFSPVEEKVQLTKWEMNPISFENYKKGYRLVQNHIHNGDTYLLNFTQPTNISTNLNLNQIFNSCSARYKILLKDKFVCFSPEKFVRINDGQIASFPMKGTMDASIENSEELILTDSKELAEHNTIVDLIRNDLSLVATNVEVEKFRYLERIKTNNRDLWQVSSKITGTLPNNYCENIGDIIFTMLPAGSICGAPKKKTVEIIKAAENYDRGYYTGVFGYFDGRNLDSCVLIRYIENQNGQLVYKSGGGITFMSDAKKEYEELLKKVYLPIE
- a CDS encoding aminotransferase class IV family protein, with the protein product MGTQLIETIKCFNGQLCNINWHNTRFNAARKEHFGLNTRMNLANFIKVPSSAKKGLFRCRISYSKAIDKVEYIPHQYRKVTSLKLLEDNSIDYHLKYSDRKRLNELYEQRGDFDDIIIVKNGCISDSFTANTLFYDGNQWWTPDTPLLAGTQRARLLAEHKVGLRKITVNDLSLYEKVGLINAMWDLENMPVIPINRIE